CCTCAGGATTCAGATGATGATGGTAGGTAGCAAGGCCATGTGCCAGCCGACCATCTCTCCACTGTCCTATAAGGTGTACATCACTTTCCTGTTCTGTACCAGCATCGTGGCTCCGGGGATGATCATCGGCTTTCTATACATCGGTCTGGCTCGCACCTACTGGATCTCTCAGACAGAAACCTTCAAACAAACCAAGAAACTACCAAAccagaaggtcagtcaatcaaacTAACTATCTCTCTGCCTATCCATCATTTAGATATGTCAAAGGAATATCCTTTGGTAAAACAAGTGAATGTGATTGATTGCTGTAATCTTGTAAATCCCTGTCCAACAGCTCCTCTATCTGAGCTAGTTCTATCTCCATCTTGTATTTTTCTATTCTCCAGGTCCTCTACCTGATCTTTACCATCGTCCTGCTGTTCTGGGCCTGTTTCCTGCCCTTCTGGATCTGGCAGCTCCTGGGTCAGTTCCATCCCTCCATCGACCTCTCCACCAAGGCCAAGCGCAACATCAACTATCTGACCACCTGCCTCACCTACTCCAACAGCTGCATCAACCCTTTCCTCTACACGCTGCTCACCAAGAACTACAAGGAGTACCTGCGGAAGCGCCAACGTACCTGCACCGCGGGCAGCTACTTCAACCGGAGGAACCGGTTCCAGCGCTCGCCCAGGAGGTCGCTGTCGTCTAGCAGCCAGCAGTGCACGGAGAGTTTCGTGCTCACACACACGCCGTCACAGCGCACCATGCACAACAACAGCCTGTGAGGTAGGAGAAGAGGTTCTGGTCTTGGTCTTATTGGGGCATTATCTCCACATGTCTGCTCATTTATAGAAATGAAAAACAGTGAAGCCATTTATAGTGATGTATGTCTGATGGGGTGAAAGagtggtgttgttgtgtgtaactaCGGCGAGGTCAGCCTGTGAGATAGGTCTAGTAAACAGACTATGACATAGGAGGTCCATGCATAGTTTGGGCAATTCCCCTGATGTTATCGCACATCTCTCCAAACATATTCGTTCCCATGGGAACTCCTTGTGCTTTACTGTAATGTAGACTACATCACGTCCGGTTGGAGGGAAGGCTGGTGTTTTTTGATTGGTTTGGCATGTGAATGCATAGTTTGTTTTAGTCTGTTTTTAGTCTAATCTATGTCTTCGTATTGTTTGATTTAGCATTTGGATTCAAGTTTTTATCCACATCACGGTTAGCCCTTGTGGCTGGGACTGCTCGAACCTGACCCGAGCTTGGATCCTATTGGCTAGCAGACTAGCAGTGCTAGCCTACCTGGGTGTTTATACATGGCTGGGCCCAAATGTGACAGGTGTGAGGTAATTCCCATGCAAGAGGAAAGAAAATCGGGGGTTCATCTGCCCTATATGCATCACCATCATGCAGCTTCAGGAAGAGATTCTCCTGTTGTTAGCTCAGCTGCGGTAGAAGCAGGACCTGCTATCAAACTTCACTGACAAAGCTGCATCCCGGGAGAATTGCATCTCGGTCTTGAGTGCCTCCTACAGTCAGGGTGCCGATGAGTCGAGCGCCGATCACTAGCCAGGCATAGGAGGTCCTGGAGGGTGGATGTCTGGCTGGTCTACATCTATCCTGGAAGATCAGATTGGGCTATCATACAGTTTTTCCCCAATGGAGGCAGACCTACCGGCTCTGGGAGTCGGCTCTGTTCCTGGGAATTGACTAACGGCTGGCAGCCAGCCAGTAGCTACAACTCCTGTCCATACCACCAGCCTACCACACCTCCTGACGCCATCCAATGCTGCTGGAGCAGTTAGACTAGCTTGGTTTGAGTCAGTTCTGGTCAATAACTCTAATATTGGCACCATCGTCACAAATATTccagattttgttgtgttacagcctgaattcaaaattaattcataaaaaataacaaaaactcacccatatacacacaatatccttaaatgacaaaatgaaaacatgtttttagaaatggttACAcacttattgaaaatgaaatttagaaatatccaatttacacaagtattcaatCCCTTGATTCAATACATATTGGAATctcctttagcagcgattacagctgggagtctttctggtctctaagagctttgcacacctagattgtGTAATATGTGCCCAAAATTATTTTGAAAATTGTTTAAACTCTGTCAGATTGGTTGtcaatcattgctagacaactgtTTTCCAGTCTTACAatatattttcaagcagatttaagtcaaaactgtaactctgccactcTGCCACACTGGATCATTCAGTCTCCTTGATAAACAACTCCAGGGTAGAtgttgtaacggctctcttctatctcctcctctgacgaagaagtagaacaaggatcggaccaaaatgcagcgtggttagttcgatacatgtttaatgaaagatgaaacgaacattacaaaaacaagaaacggaacgtgaaaacctattcagcctatctggtgaaaacaaacacactgagacaagaacaatcacccaccaacacacagtgaaacccaggctacctaaatatggttcccaatcagagacaacgagaatcacctgactctgattgagaactacctcaggcagccatagactatgctagacacccctactcagccacaatcccaatacctactaaaacccccaataccacaacacaacacaaaataaccccatgtcacaccctggcctgaccaaataaatatataaacacaaaatactaagaccagggcgtgacagaaccccccccccccccccccccaaggtgcggactcccggccgcacactaaaacccataggggagggtccgggtgggcgtctgtccacggtggcggctccggctcgggacgtggaccccactccaaccaagtcttagtccccctgtaacccgtcctttgattggcgaccctcgccgccgaccttggcctaataaccctcaccaaggaccccactggactgaggggcagctcgggactgaggtggaagctcgggactgaggggaagctcgggactgaggggaagctcgggactgaggggtagctcgggactgaggggtagctcggcatagaagggaagctcagcactgaggggaagctcagcactgaggggaagctcagcactgaggggaagctcagcactgaggggaagctcagcactgagaggaagctcagcactgagaggaagcccagtactgagaggaaactcaggcaggtagtagactctggcagatcctggctagctggtggttctggcagatcctggctgactggcggatcctggctagctggtggttctggcagatcctggctgactggtggatcctggctgactggcggatctggctgctccatgcagactggcagctctggctgctccatgcagactggcggctctggctgctccatgcagactggcagctctggctgctccatgcagactggcagctctggctgctccatgcagactggcggctctggctgctccatgcagactggcagctctggctgctccatgcaggctggcagttctggctgctccatgcaggctggcagctctggctgctccatgcagactggcagctctggctgctccttgcagactggcagctctggctgctccatgcagactggcagctctggctgctccatgaagactgacagctcaggctgctccatgcagattagcagctctggctgcgttgaacatgcaggagactccggcagcgctggagagaaggaaggctctggcagcgctaaacaggagggagactccggcagcgctgtagaggaggaaggctctggctgcactgaacaggcgggagactccggcagcgctggagaggaggaagactctgatagcgctagacaggcgggagactccggcagcgctgtagaggaggaagactctggctgcgctgaacaggcgggagactccggcagcgctggagaggaggaaggctctggctgcgctgaacaggcgggagactccgacagcgctggagaggagaaaggctctggcagcgctgaacaggcgaggcgcactgaaggcctagtgcgtggtgctggaactggtggtactgaaccgaggacacgcacaggaagcctggtgcggggagctgccaccggaggactggtgtgtgaaggtggcacaggatggaccggaccgtgaaggtgtactggagagcctgagagcagggttggcacaggacgtgcaaggctaggtaggtacccaggaggcctagtgcgtgaggctggcacaattttcaccagccgactaacacgcacctcaggacgagtatagagcgctgacccaggtgccatcaaatccccgacacgctccgttgGACGAATATcatacctaaagcaccaaactagcaactccctcatagctctctcctccactttccccattaactccttcacagtctctgcttcactcacctccaacaccggctctggttctggtctcctccttggctcctcacgataaacagggggagttggctcaggtctgaaccctgactctgctacaatctccctgagccccccccccccaagacatttttggggctgactttcgggtttccctctgcgccgccgtgcttttctcttcaactccattctcctatagccctcttcgcactgctccagcgaatcccaggcgggctccggcactctctctgggtcgaccgcccacctgtctatttcctcccaagtagtatagtccatactcctgctgtccataacgtcctcccatgtccattcctcttttcgcagctgttgctgtcgctgcctgttaccacgccacttggtccgggtgtggtgggtgattctgtaacggctctcttctatctcctcctctgactaagaggtagaacaaggatcggaccaaaatgcagcgtggttagttcgatacatgtttaatgaaagatgaaacgaacattacaaaaacaagaaacggaacgtgaaaacctatacagcctatctggtgaaaacaaacacactgagacaggaacaatcacccaccaacacacagtgaaacccaggctacctaaatatggttcccaatcagagacaacgagaatcacctgactctgattgagaactacctcaggcagccatagactatgctagacacccctactcaaataaataaatatataaacacaaaatactaagaccagggcgtgacagatgttgaattaatctcccagtgactgaaccaggctttcctctaggagtttgcctgtgcttagctccaggtttcttttttatcctgaaaaacttctGATTCCTTAATGAttagcaaacaggatgcatgttttggaatatttgtattctgtacaggtttccttccttttactcaattaggttagtattgtggattaagtacaatgttgttgatccatcctcaattttctcctatcacacCCATTaagctctgtaactgttttaaagtcaccatcattggcctcatgttgaaatccctgagtggtttccttcttctctggcaactgagttagaaaggatgTCTGTATCTTTTtagtaactgggtgtattgatacaccaaatggtaattattaacttcaccatgctcaaagagatattcaatgtctgcattTTTTTCTACCCATATACCATtagaaaaacacaattccactttgatattatgggggattgtgtgtaggccagtgacaaaaaacatctacattgaatccatttcaattcaggttgtaacacaacaaaatgtggaaaaagtcaaggggtttgaatactttctgaaggcactgcagatGTGGCCTTGTGCCAAAATACACCTTTGTTTGTAGTAGGGATTTACTGCCAGCCTGCTGCACTGATGGATGCATTTGATGCTATTTCTGAGTATTTCAAACCTTTTCTGTCATCTGAAGGCCTTATTTCAGGAGAATTTAACCTGGATTTGCTTACCCCGGCCTCTGATGATTTGAAGAATATTTGTCTTGACTTTAACCTGTCTCAACTAATCTCCAAAACTACATGCATTCATGTAAGAAACCCAGCGAACTCCTCGCTGATTGACAACACTTTGAAAAATAGCCCCTACAAGTACTTATTGAGGGTTATCTTTGCTAATGTCATCAGTGATCACTGTCCTATTGCATGTATTAAAGATACCCAACAGAAAAACATGAATCCTTGTataattgtttgtttttattatccCCAGGAGTTTCATGATATGTAGCTTTCCTCTATCTTTTTTTATtctattcaactaggcaagtcaattaagaacaaattcttatttacaatgacggcctaccaagaggCAAAAGGTCTCCTGTGGGGAaaggggctgggataaaaaaaataaaaaaatgacaggAGAAACAccacaacacgacataaagagagacctaagacaacaacacagcttgACAGcgacacaacatggtagcagcacaacattttttacaaacattgttaggcacagacaacagcacgaagggcaaaaaggtagagacagcaatacagtggcaagaacaagtatgtgaaccctttggaattcaatttgatctgatcttcatctaagtcacaacaatagacaaacacagtctgtttAAACTCGtagcacacaaacaattatacgttttcatgtttTTATTGAACACACAGTGTAAAccttcacagtgcagggtggggaaagtatgtgaacacttggatttaataactggttgaccctcctatggcagcaataacctcaaccaaacgttttctgtagttgcagatcagacctgcacaactgtCAATAAGGATTTTGGACCATTCCACttaacaaaactgtttcagttcagcaatattcttgggatgtctggtgtgaaccgctctcttgaggtcctgccacagcatctcaattaggatgaggtcaggactctgattGGGTCAccccagaaggcatattttcttctgttgaagccattctgttgttgatttacttctgtgttttgggtcgttgtcctgttgcatcactcaACTTCTGTTgtgctt
The sequence above is a segment of the Oncorhynchus kisutch isolate 150728-3 linkage group LG25, Okis_V2, whole genome shotgun sequence genome. Coding sequences within it:
- the LOC109869926 gene encoding urotensin-2 receptor yields the protein MLHFSVQAASLFAAYNQAMTTVSMKPLLVLVERIPNATDPPFDSAPSSPENTAATFTIGCILSLMCLVGVSGNIYTLVVMCHSMRSAASMYIYIINLALADLLYLLTIPFVVCTYFLKGWYFGDAGCRILISMDFLTMHASIFTLTIMSTERYFAVLKPLDTVKRSKSYRKAIAVLVWVASLVLTLPMILRIQMMMVGSKAMCQPTISPLSYKVYITFLFCTSIVAPGMIIGFLYIGLARTYWISQTETFKQTKKLPNQKVLYLIFTIVLLFWACFLPFWIWQLLGQFHPSIDLSTKAKRNINYLTTCLTYSNSCINPFLYTLLTKNYKEYLRKRQRTCTAGSYFNRRNRFQRSPRRSLSSSSQQCTESFVLTHTPSQRTMHNNSL